A window of Roseovarius sp. THAF27 contains these coding sequences:
- a CDS encoding AMP nucleosidase, translated as MAQTADDGRYHSPEAPAPQNFTEAATAVDHLVALYDDAVSFLCEAFQAAMLNGQPSRPVRAFYPEIRISTSSYAKIDSRLSFGHLAEPGTYATTVTRPRMFRNYLEQQIGLLLHNHDVPLTIGVSDTPMPVHFAVANDASITVPQQGAADFTLRDYFDVPDLSTTNDDIVNGTYTVMQQSPAPLAPFTAQRVDYSLARLAHYTATAPEHFQNHVLFTNYQFYVAEFEAYARKVLANPDSGYDSFVGPGDATITGPDEVLRPTSKLPQMPTYHLKRKDGAGITLVNIGVGPSNAKTATDHIAVLRPHAWIMVGHCAGLRNSQSLGDFVLAHAYLREDAVLDADLPAWVPIPALAEVQIALEKAVAAETELEGYALKSVMRTGTVASFDNRNWELRDQSGPVQRLSQSRAIALDMESATIAANGFRFRVPYGTLLCVSDKPLHGELKLPGMASDFYKTQVSRHLMIGIHAMEHIRDMPLERIHSRKLRSFDETAFL; from the coding sequence ATGGCTCAGACCGCCGATGACGGCCGCTACCACAGTCCAGAGGCCCCGGCGCCGCAGAACTTCACCGAGGCCGCGACGGCCGTGGATCACCTGGTGGCGCTCTACGACGACGCGGTAAGCTTCCTGTGCGAGGCGTTCCAGGCCGCGATGCTGAACGGTCAGCCCTCGCGCCCCGTCCGCGCCTTCTACCCCGAGATCCGCATCAGCACCTCCAGCTACGCCAAGATCGACAGCCGCCTCAGCTTTGGCCACCTGGCCGAACCGGGCACCTACGCCACCACGGTCACCCGGCCGCGCATGTTCCGCAACTACCTCGAACAGCAGATCGGCCTTCTGCTCCACAACCACGATGTGCCGCTGACAATCGGCGTGTCCGACACCCCGATGCCGGTGCATTTCGCCGTCGCCAACGACGCCTCCATCACCGTCCCGCAACAGGGCGCAGCCGACTTTACCCTGCGCGACTATTTCGACGTGCCGGACCTGTCGACCACCAATGACGACATCGTCAACGGCACCTATACCGTCATGCAGCAAAGCCCCGCGCCGCTCGCCCCCTTCACGGCGCAGCGCGTGGACTATTCGCTCGCGCGGCTCGCCCATTACACCGCCACCGCGCCCGAGCATTTCCAGAACCACGTCCTCTTTACCAACTACCAATTCTACGTGGCCGAGTTCGAGGCCTATGCCCGCAAGGTCCTCGCCAATCCCGACAGCGGCTACGACAGCTTCGTCGGCCCCGGCGACGCGACCATCACCGGCCCCGACGAGGTGCTGCGCCCCACCTCCAAGCTGCCGCAGATGCCCACCTACCACCTCAAGCGAAAGGACGGTGCCGGCATCACCCTGGTCAATATCGGCGTCGGCCCGTCCAACGCCAAGACGGCGACCGACCACATCGCCGTCCTGCGCCCCCATGCCTGGATCATGGTCGGCCATTGCGCGGGCTTGCGCAACTCGCAGTCGCTGGGCGATTTCGTTCTCGCCCATGCGTATTTGCGAGAGGACGCGGTGCTCGATGCCGACCTGCCCGCCTGGGTGCCCATCCCGGCGCTGGCCGAGGTGCAGATCGCGCTGGAAAAGGCCGTCGCCGCCGAAACCGAGCTGGAAGGCTACGCGCTCAAGAGTGTCATGCGCACCGGCACCGTCGCCAGCTTCGACAACCGCAACTGGGAACTGCGCGACCAGTCCGGCCCGGTCCAGCGCCTGTCGCAATCCCGCGCCATCGCGCTCGACATGGAAAGCGCCACCATCGCCGCCAACGGCTTCCGCTTCCGCGTGCCCTACGGCACGCTTCTGTGCGTCTCGGACAAGCCGCTCCACGGCGAGTTGAAACTGCCCGGCATGGCCAGCGATTTCTACAAGACCCAGGTCTCGCGCCACCTCATGATCGGCATCCACGCGATGGAGCATATCCGCGACATGCCGCTGGAACGCATCCACAGCCGCAAGCTGCGCAGCTTCGACGAGACCGCGTTCCTCTAG
- a CDS encoding VOC family protein codes for MDFETVKPEVFGASLRGMGLNLLVRDVAREVAFLEAVFGMKAHRVSGDFAIMVYGDQLMQLHVDATYGSHPALGLLPESGPRGAGAQIHLFDSDPDEAARQAEAAGGHVLQPPTDKPHGLRETTILCENGYAWVASRPLQDISGGEP; via the coding sequence ATGGATTTCGAGACGGTCAAGCCGGAGGTGTTCGGCGCGTCGCTGCGGGGGATGGGCCTGAACCTGCTGGTGCGGGACGTGGCGCGCGAGGTGGCGTTCCTGGAGGCGGTGTTCGGGATGAAGGCCCACCGCGTGAGCGGGGATTTCGCGATCATGGTCTATGGCGATCAGCTGATGCAGCTGCATGTCGATGCCACCTATGGCAGCCATCCCGCGCTGGGGCTGTTGCCCGAAAGCGGCCCGCGCGGGGCGGGGGCGCAGATCCACCTGTTCGACAGTGACCCGGACGAGGCCGCCAGACAGGCCGAGGCGGCGGGCGGGCACGTGTTGCAGCCGCCGACGGACAAGCCGCATGGCCTGCGCGAGACCACCATCCTGTGCGAGAACGGCTATGCCTGGGTGGCGTCGCGGCCGCTGCAGGATATATCTGGCGGAGAGCCATAG
- a CDS encoding SDR family oxidoreductase, which produces MGKVLLSFGHGFSARALARRLVPQGWRVIGTTRSAEKAEALRDEGVEGVVWPGSDLSEALGAATHLLTSVSPGEEGDPVLNALGEDIAAIAGRLDWAGYLSTTGVYGDHEGDWVDEDSPLEPSTERGQKRVVAEAAWAAIPGLPLHIFRLAGIYGPGRGPFEKVRRGTARRIIKQGQVFSRTHVEDIAQVLEASINRPNPGAAYNVCDDDPAPPQDVIGYAAELLGLPLPPAVDFEEAEMSPMARSFYAESKRVENSRIKDELGVVLKYPDYKAGLEALLAEENAREG; this is translated from the coding sequence ATGGGCAAGGTGTTGCTGTCCTTCGGGCACGGGTTTTCGGCGCGGGCGCTGGCGCGGCGGCTGGTGCCGCAGGGCTGGCGGGTGATCGGCACGACCCGAAGCGCCGAGAAGGCCGAGGCGCTGCGGGACGAGGGCGTGGAAGGCGTGGTCTGGCCCGGAAGCGACCTGTCGGAGGCGCTGGGGGCGGCGACGCATCTGCTGACATCCGTCAGCCCGGGCGAGGAGGGCGACCCGGTGCTGAACGCGCTGGGCGAGGACATCGCGGCCATTGCGGGGCGGCTGGACTGGGCCGGGTACCTGTCGACCACGGGGGTCTACGGCGATCACGAGGGCGACTGGGTGGACGAGGACAGCCCGCTGGAGCCGTCGACCGAGCGGGGGCAGAAGCGCGTCGTCGCCGAGGCCGCGTGGGCGGCGATACCGGGCCTGCCGCTGCATATCTTCCGGCTGGCGGGGATTTACGGCCCCGGGCGCGGGCCGTTCGAGAAGGTGCGCCGCGGCACGGCGCGGCGGATCATCAAGCAAGGCCAGGTGTTCAGCCGCACCCATGTGGAGGATATTGCGCAGGTGCTGGAGGCGTCGATAAACCGGCCCAATCCGGGCGCGGCCTATAACGTCTGCGACGACGATCCGGCGCCGCCGCAGGACGTGATCGGCTATGCGGCGGAACTCTTGGGCCTGCCGTTGCCGCCGGCGGTGGATTTCGAGGAGGCGGAGATGAGCCCTATGGCGCGGTCGTTCTATGCGGAATCGAAGCGCGTGGAGAACAGCCGGATCAAGGACGAGTTGGGGGTGGTGTTGAAGTATCCCGATTACAAGGCGGGGTTGGAGGCGTTGTTGGCCGAGGAGAATGCGCGCGAGGGGTGA
- a CDS encoding folylpolyglutamate synthase/dihydrofolate synthase family protein has translation MTAPTSDVILDRMMALHPKIIDLTLDRVWRLLDALGNPQDALPPVIHIAGTNGKGSTLAMIRAGIEGAGKTAHAYTSPHLARFHERIRLAGELITEPHLTEVLDECYAANGGEPITYFEITTCAAILAMSRTPADYTLLEVGLGGRLDATNVVATPALTIITPVSMDHEQYLGDTLAKIATEKAGILKRGVTCVVGPQDEEGMDAIEAAAQRTHSPLRAHGQHWHVTTERGRLIYQDETGLRDLPLPNLPGAHQYENAGAAIAALRHLQLGDAALEAAVTQAHWPARMQRLSTGPLAEAAPQAELWLDGGHNPAAGRALAAHLASLPPRPTHLVCGMLNTKDISGYLSPLAGAAQSLTAISIPGEANTLPADATATAAANAGLPSGTAASARAAIEDIAAKDPTARILICGSLYLAGAILRENG, from the coding sequence ATGACCGCCCCCACATCGGACGTCATCCTCGACCGGATGATGGCCCTGCACCCCAAGATCATCGACCTCACGCTCGACCGCGTCTGGCGCCTGCTGGACGCTTTGGGAAACCCGCAGGACGCCCTGCCCCCGGTCATCCACATCGCCGGCACCAACGGCAAAGGCTCCACCCTCGCGATGATCCGCGCGGGCATCGAAGGCGCGGGCAAGACGGCCCACGCCTACACCTCGCCCCACCTCGCGCGCTTTCACGAACGCATCCGCCTGGCGGGCGAACTGATCACCGAACCGCACCTGACCGAAGTGCTCGATGAATGCTACGCCGCCAACGGTGGCGAACCGATCACCTATTTCGAGATCACCACCTGCGCCGCGATCCTCGCCATGTCCCGCACCCCCGCAGACTACACCCTGCTGGAGGTCGGCCTGGGCGGACGGCTTGACGCCACCAATGTCGTCGCCACCCCCGCGCTCACCATCATCACCCCGGTCTCGATGGACCACGAGCAATATCTCGGCGACACGCTGGCAAAGATCGCGACTGAAAAGGCCGGCATCCTGAAACGCGGCGTCACATGCGTCGTCGGCCCGCAGGACGAGGAAGGCATGGACGCCATCGAGGCCGCCGCCCAGCGCACGCACAGCCCCCTTCGGGCCCACGGCCAGCACTGGCACGTCACCACCGAACGTGGCCGTCTCATCTACCAGGATGAAACCGGCCTGCGCGATCTGCCCCTGCCCAACCTGCCCGGCGCGCACCAGTACGAGAACGCAGGCGCCGCCATCGCCGCCCTGCGCCACCTGCAACTTGGCGATGCCGCGCTCGAGGCCGCCGTGACCCAGGCCCACTGGCCCGCCCGGATGCAGCGCCTCTCCACCGGCCCGCTGGCCGAGGCCGCACCGCAGGCCGAACTCTGGCTCGACGGCGGCCACAACCCCGCCGCGGGCCGCGCGCTTGCCGCGCACCTGGCCTCGCTGCCGCCTCGCCCCACGCACCTGGTCTGCGGCATGCTCAACACCAAGGATATCTCGGGCTACCTCTCCCCACTCGCCGGCGCCGCGCAAAGCCTCACCGCCATCTCGATTCCTGGCGAGGCCAACACCCTGCCCGCCGACGCCACCGCCACCGCCGCCGCCAACGCCGGCCTGCCGTCAGGCACCGCCGCCAGCGCCCGCGCCGCCATCGAGGATATCGCCGCGAAAGACCCCACCGCCCGCATCCTCATTTGCGGCTCGCTCTACCTCGCCGGCGCCATCCTGCGCGAAAACGGCTGA
- the accD gene encoding acetyl-CoA carboxylase, carboxyltransferase subunit beta, whose protein sequence is MNWITNYVRPRINSIFSRREIPENLWTKCDECGTMLFHRELRENLNVCTSCGHHMAITPRDRFTALFDGGTFTQVSVPQPTADPLHFRDQKKYPDRLRAAQKATGETEAMLVASGEIGRTPIVAAAQDFSFMAGSMGMYVGNAIIAAAEEAVKLNRPLVLFSAAGGARMQEGILSLMQMPRTTVAVQMLKEAGLPYIVVLTHPTTGGVTASYAMLGDVHIAEPGALICFAGPRVIEQTIREKLPEGFQRAEYLLDHGMLDRVTPRGEMRNELITILRMLLNLPPAVTADLPAPELPIEEELESAPQPDTAEEQAADDTDK, encoded by the coding sequence ATGAACTGGATCACCAATTACGTGCGTCCGCGCATCAACTCGATCTTCTCGCGCCGCGAGATCCCCGAGAACCTGTGGACCAAGTGCGACGAGTGCGGAACCATGCTGTTCCACCGCGAATTGCGCGAAAACCTCAACGTCTGCACCTCCTGCGGCCACCACATGGCCATCACCCCGCGCGACCGCTTCACCGCGCTGTTCGACGGCGGCACCTTCACCCAAGTGTCCGTGCCCCAGCCCACCGCCGACCCGCTGCACTTTCGCGACCAGAAGAAGTACCCCGACCGCCTGCGCGCCGCCCAAAAGGCGACCGGCGAGACCGAGGCGATGCTGGTGGCCTCGGGCGAGATCGGCCGCACCCCGATCGTGGCCGCGGCCCAGGATTTCTCGTTCATGGCCGGCTCCATGGGCATGTATGTCGGCAACGCCATCATCGCCGCCGCCGAGGAGGCCGTGAAGCTCAACCGCCCCCTCGTGCTCTTCTCCGCCGCCGGCGGCGCGCGTATGCAGGAAGGCATCCTGTCGCTGATGCAGATGCCCCGCACCACCGTCGCCGTGCAGATGCTGAAAGAGGCGGGCCTGCCCTATATCGTCGTGCTGACCCACCCCACCACCGGCGGCGTCACCGCGTCCTACGCCATGCTGGGCGACGTGCACATCGCCGAGCCGGGCGCGCTCATCTGCTTCGCCGGCCCCCGCGTCATCGAACAGACCATCCGTGAAAAACTGCCAGAGGGCTTCCAGCGGGCCGAGTACCTGCTCGATCACGGCATGCTTGACCGCGTCACTCCCCGCGGCGAGATGCGCAATGAACTCATCACCATCCTGCGCATGCTGCTGAACCTGCCGCCCGCCGTCACCGCCGACCTCCCCGCGCCTGAACTTCCAATCGAGGAAGAGCTTGAGAGCGCACCGCAACCGGACACGGCTGAGGAGCAGGCAGCGGACGACACCGACAAATGA
- a CDS encoding CPBP family intramembrane glutamic endopeptidase, with protein MSDAYRPFEALVAPARRTASLVRLVLGGVMLAVLFLSTIFAASTLLNLVLPGAPLDETAAALANGGTPYGVLANLYIFGFIILALAITGRAVHDRSLPSFVGDWRRARQHFGRVCLYMVGLHLALSILLPATPDLTPEANLAPSSWLVFLPLALPAILVQTGAEELVFRGYLQSQLAARFANPRIWIIVPAILFGLLHYDPAINGDATWLIVGWATLFGIAAADLTARTGTIGAALGLHFVNNFFAILVAAPAGNFDGLALYTYPFAVGDTDALWVWAPLDLMLLLVSWLTARLALRV; from the coding sequence ATGTCCGACGCCTATCGCCCGTTTGAAGCCCTGGTCGCCCCGGCCCGCCGCACGGCGTCTCTCGTGCGTCTCGTGCTGGGCGGCGTGATGCTGGCGGTGCTGTTCCTGTCGACGATCTTCGCCGCCTCGACGCTGCTCAACCTGGTCCTGCCCGGCGCACCGCTCGACGAAACCGCCGCCGCGCTGGCCAACGGCGGCACCCCTTACGGCGTCCTGGCCAACCTTTATATCTTCGGCTTCATCATCCTCGCGCTGGCCATCACCGGGCGCGCCGTGCACGACCGATCCCTGCCCAGCTTCGTCGGCGACTGGCGTCGCGCGCGCCAGCATTTCGGCCGCGTCTGCCTCTACATGGTGGGCCTGCACCTCGCGCTTTCCATCCTGCTGCCCGCCACGCCCGATCTGACGCCCGAGGCCAACCTCGCCCCGTCCAGCTGGCTTGTCTTCCTGCCCCTCGCCCTGCCCGCCATCCTGGTTCAGACCGGGGCCGAGGAACTGGTGTTTCGCGGCTACCTGCAAAGCCAGCTCGCCGCCCGCTTCGCCAATCCCCGCATCTGGATCATCGTCCCCGCGATCCTCTTCGGCCTGCTGCACTACGACCCCGCGATCAACGGCGACGCCACCTGGCTCATCGTCGGCTGGGCCACGCTCTTCGGCATCGCCGCGGCCGACCTCACGGCCCGCACCGGCACCATCGGCGCCGCTCTCGGCCTGCATTTCGTCAACAATTTCTTCGCCATCCTCGTCGCCGCCCCCGCGGGCAATTTCGACGGCCTGGCGCTCTACACCTACCCCTTCGCCGTGGGAGACACCGATGCGCTCTGGGTCTGGGCCCCGCTCGACCTGATGCTCTTGCTGGTCAGCTGGCTCACCGCGCGCCTCGCCCTGCGCGTCTGA
- a CDS encoding ammonium transporter has protein sequence MKRFIHLGLAATAIAVLPQLGFAQEAAEAAEAEAAAPGFDEIGPYIMTTLLFCMAGFLVFFMAAGFAMLEGGLVRSKNVTMQMTKNIALFSIAAIMYWLVGFNTMYPGDFNGYFAIGGQTVLDPVGVAAADAALDYASIGSDFFFQLVFVAATASIVSGALAERIKLWPFLIFVVILTGFMYPISGSWKWGAGWLDAAGFQDFAGSTVVHSVGGWAALAGAIVLGPRLGKYGKDGKVTPMPGSNLALATLGTFILWLGWFGFNGGSQLAMGTVGDVSDVSRIFANTNMAAAAGAVTALILSQVMYKKPDLTMVLNGALAGLVSITAEPLAPTLFGALWIGAVGGVIVVLTIPMLDKLKIDDVVGAVPVHLFAGIWGTIAVIFYNGDANLMTQLTGIVAYGVFTFVASLIIWFILKAVMGIRVSEEDEINGLDMSELGMEAYPEFSKG, from the coding sequence ATGAAACGCTTTATTCATCTGGGGCTCGCCGCAACCGCAATCGCGGTCCTGCCCCAACTCGGCTTTGCTCAGGAAGCGGCCGAAGCCGCCGAAGCCGAGGCCGCCGCACCCGGCTTTGACGAGATCGGCCCCTACATCATGACGACCCTGCTGTTCTGCATGGCAGGCTTTCTGGTGTTCTTCATGGCCGCGGGCTTTGCCATGCTCGAAGGCGGGCTGGTGCGCTCCAAGAACGTGACCATGCAGATGACCAAGAACATCGCGCTCTTCTCGATTGCCGCGATCATGTACTGGCTCGTCGGCTTCAACACGATGTACCCGGGCGACTTCAACGGCTACTTCGCCATCGGCGGGCAGACCGTGCTCGATCCGGTCGGCGTCGCCGCAGCCGATGCGGCGCTTGATTACGCGTCGATCGGCTCGGACTTCTTCTTCCAGCTCGTGTTCGTCGCCGCCACCGCCTCGATCGTGTCGGGCGCGCTGGCCGAACGGATCAAGCTGTGGCCGTTCCTGATCTTCGTCGTCATCCTGACCGGCTTCATGTACCCGATCTCGGGCTCGTGGAAATGGGGCGCAGGCTGGCTCGACGCCGCCGGCTTCCAGGACTTCGCCGGCTCGACCGTCGTGCACTCCGTCGGCGGCTGGGCGGCTCTCGCCGGCGCCATCGTGCTGGGCCCGCGCCTGGGCAAGTACGGCAAGGACGGCAAGGTCACCCCTATGCCCGGCTCCAACCTGGCGCTCGCCACCCTGGGCACGTTCATCCTGTGGCTCGGCTGGTTCGGCTTCAACGGCGGCTCGCAGCTGGCCATGGGCACCGTGGGGGATGTCTCGGACGTCAGCCGCATCTTCGCCAACACCAACATGGCCGCGGCGGCCGGTGCCGTGACCGCGCTGATCCTCAGCCAGGTGATGTACAAGAAGCCTGACCTTACCATGGTGCTCAACGGTGCTCTTGCGGGTCTCGTCTCGATCACCGCCGAACCGCTGGCGCCCACGCTCTTCGGCGCGCTCTGGATCGGTGCCGTCGGTGGCGTGATCGTGGTCCTGACCATCCCGATGCTCGACAAGCTGAAGATCGACGACGTGGTCGGCGCCGTTCCGGTGCACCTCTTCGCCGGGATCTGGGGCACCATCGCCGTGATCTTCTACAACGGCGACGCCAACCTGATGACGCAGCTGACCGGCATCGTGGCCTACGGTGTGTTCACCTTCGTGGCCAGCCTGATCATCTGGTTCATCCTCAAGGCTGTCATGGGCATCCGCGTCAGCGAAGAGGACGAGATCAACGGCCTCGACATGTCGGAACTGGGGATGGAAGCCTACCCCGAGTTCTCGAAAGGCTGA
- a CDS encoding P-II family nitrogen regulator, which produces MKLIIATIKPFKLEDVREALTGIGVRGMMVTEIKGFGSQSGHTEIYRGAEYAVNFVPKIKLEIAVTAGMVDQVVETIATTARTGKIGDGKIFVLDIGQAMRVRTGETNDDAL; this is translated from the coding sequence GTGAAACTCATCATTGCAACCATCAAGCCGTTCAAGCTTGAAGATGTGCGCGAAGCGCTGACGGGGATCGGCGTGCGCGGCATGATGGTGACCGAGATCAAGGGCTTCGGCTCTCAATCGGGTCACACCGAGATCTACCGCGGCGCGGAATACGCCGTGAATTTCGTACCCAAGATCAAGCTCGAGATCGCCGTCACCGCCGGCATGGTCGACCAGGTGGTCGAGACCATCGCGACGACCGCGCGCACCGGCAAGATCGGCGACGGCAAGATCTTCGTGCTCGATATCGGACAGGCCATGCGCGTGCGCACCGGCGAAACCAACGATGACGCGCTTTAA